A window of the Canis lupus baileyi chromosome 8, mCanLup2.hap1, whole genome shotgun sequence genome harbors these coding sequences:
- the ALKBH4 gene encoding alpha-ketoglutarate-dependent dioxygenase alkB homolog 4 isoform X1 encodes MAAAAVAAPEVLRECGCKGIRTCLICERQRGGDPPWQHPPQKTHRFIYYSDTGWAVGAEESDFEGWAFPFPGVTLIEDFVTQEEEAEMVQLMDREPWKLSQSGRRKQDYGPKVNFRKQKLKTTGFRGLPSFSRDVVRRMALYPILEDFRPVEQCNLDYCPERGSAIDPHLDDAWLWGERLVSLNLLSPTVLSMSREAPGSLLLCLAPSGFPEALVEGVMAPSRSVLCQEVEVAVPLPRRSLLVLTGAARHQWKHAIHRRHIEARRVCATFRELSAEFCPGGRQQELGQELLQISLSFQGRPM; translated from the exons ATGGCGGCTGCGGCGGTGGCGGCCCCCGAGGTCCTCCGGGAATGTGGCTGCAAGGGCATCCGGACCTGTCTGATCTGCGAGCGGCAGCGCGGAGGTGACCCGCCCTGGCAGCACCCCCCgcag AAAACGCACCGTTTCATTTACTACTCTGACACTGGCTGGGCCGTGGGGGCCGAGGAGTCTGACTTTGAAGGCTGGGCCTTCCCCTTCCCTGGTGTGACGCTGATCGAGGACTTTGTGACCCAGGAGGAGGAAGCCGAGATGGTGCAGCTGATGGACCGTGAGCCTTGGAAGCTCTCCCAGTCGGGACGGAGAAAGCAG GACTATGGCCCCAAAGTCAACTTTCGGAAACAGAAGCTAAAGACCACTGGCTTCAGAGGCCTCCCTAGCTTCAGCCGGGACGTGGTGCGGAGAATGGCCCTATACCCCATTCTGGAGGACTTCCGGCCGGTGGAGCAGTGTAACCTGGACTACTGCCCCGAACGGGGCTCGGCCATCGACCCCCACCTGGATGACGCCTGGCTGTGGGGGGAGCGGCTGGTGAGCCTCAACCTCCTGTCCCCGACTGTGCTGTCCATGTCCCGGGAGGCACCCGGCAGCCTGCTGCTCTGTCTTGCTCCTTCCGGCTTTCCGGAGGCCTTGGTGGAGGGCGTGATGGCCCCCAGCAGGTCCGTGCTGTGCCAGGAGGTGGAAGTGGCCGTCCCTTTACCCCGCCgctccctgctcgtgctcacaGGCGCTGCGCGGCACCAGTGGAAACACGCCATCCACCGCAGACACATCGAGGCCCGCCGCGTGTGCGCCACCTTCAGGGAGCTGTCGGCCGAGTTCTGTCCCGGCGGGAGGCAGCAAGAACTAGGGCAGGAACTCCTGcagatctctctctcctttcaggGGAGACCTATGTAA
- the ALKBH4 gene encoding alpha-ketoglutarate-dependent dioxygenase alkB homolog 4 isoform X2, translating into MEASKTHRFIYYSDTGWAVGAEESDFEGWAFPFPGVTLIEDFVTQEEEAEMVQLMDREPWKLSQSGRRKQDYGPKVNFRKQKLKTTGFRGLPSFSRDVVRRMALYPILEDFRPVEQCNLDYCPERGSAIDPHLDDAWLWGERLVSLNLLSPTVLSMSREAPGSLLLCLAPSGFPEALVEGVMAPSRSVLCQEVEVAVPLPRRSLLVLTGAARHQWKHAIHRRHIEARRVCATFRELSAEFCPGGRQQELGQELLQISLSFQGRPM; encoded by the exons ATGGAAGCGAGC AAAACGCACCGTTTCATTTACTACTCTGACACTGGCTGGGCCGTGGGGGCCGAGGAGTCTGACTTTGAAGGCTGGGCCTTCCCCTTCCCTGGTGTGACGCTGATCGAGGACTTTGTGACCCAGGAGGAGGAAGCCGAGATGGTGCAGCTGATGGACCGTGAGCCTTGGAAGCTCTCCCAGTCGGGACGGAGAAAGCAG GACTATGGCCCCAAAGTCAACTTTCGGAAACAGAAGCTAAAGACCACTGGCTTCAGAGGCCTCCCTAGCTTCAGCCGGGACGTGGTGCGGAGAATGGCCCTATACCCCATTCTGGAGGACTTCCGGCCGGTGGAGCAGTGTAACCTGGACTACTGCCCCGAACGGGGCTCGGCCATCGACCCCCACCTGGATGACGCCTGGCTGTGGGGGGAGCGGCTGGTGAGCCTCAACCTCCTGTCCCCGACTGTGCTGTCCATGTCCCGGGAGGCACCCGGCAGCCTGCTGCTCTGTCTTGCTCCTTCCGGCTTTCCGGAGGCCTTGGTGGAGGGCGTGATGGCCCCCAGCAGGTCCGTGCTGTGCCAGGAGGTGGAAGTGGCCGTCCCTTTACCCCGCCgctccctgctcgtgctcacaGGCGCTGCGCGGCACCAGTGGAAACACGCCATCCACCGCAGACACATCGAGGCCCGCCGCGTGTGCGCCACCTTCAGGGAGCTGTCGGCCGAGTTCTGTCCCGGCGGGAGGCAGCAAGAACTAGGGCAGGAACTCCTGcagatctctctctcctttcaggGGAGACCTATGTAA
- the LRWD1 gene encoding leucine-rich repeat and WD repeat-containing protein 1 isoform X2 encodes MGPLSARLLMQRGRPKSDRLGKIRSLDLSGMKLLSEHLDPKLLSRLKQLQELDLSNNQLETLPANLGLSHLRVLRCANNQLGDVTALCQFPQLEELSLEGNPFLTVTAHWEKFKAALSPEEAEKAQADFVRSAVRDVRYGPESLSEFTQWRVRMISEELVASGGIQVREADVPERPPKATAAREPRAKPVALKRPDDTPLSLSPNKRVCTSSSSAHVEGSDGSQPTLEPLHFLQCHSKNNSPRDLETQLWACAFEPAWEEGQAGATSQTVATCGGEAVCVIDCQTGIVLHKYKAPGEEFFSVAWTALTVVTQAGHKKRWSVLAAAGLRGLVRLLHVRAGFCCGVIRAHKKAIATLCFSPTHETHLFTASYDKRIILWDLGVPNHDYEFQASQLLTLDTASIPLRLCPVASCPDTYLLAGCEGGCCCWDVRLDQPQKRRVCEVEFVFSEGAEAAGRRVDGLAFVNEDVVASKGNSLGTICLWSWSQTWMGRGKQSTLAVVVLARLQWSPTKLAYFSLSTCPDEGIVLCGDEEGNVWVYDVRHILTQPPPRPAAPQAPTQILKWPQPWALGQMVTKTMVNTVVANPTFTYLTALTDSNIVAIWKRQ; translated from the exons ATGGGGCCCCTCTCGGCGCGGCTCCTCATGCAGCGGGGGCGTCCCAAGAGCGACCGGCTGGGGAAGATCCGGAGCCTGGA TTTGTCGGGGATGAAGCTGCTCTCAGAGCACTTGGACCCCAAGCTCCTGAGCCGCCTGAAGCAGCTGCAAGAGCTGGACCTCTCCAACAACCAGCTGGAGACGCTGCCCGCCAACCTGGGCCTGTCCCACTTGCGTGTCCTCCGTTGTGCCAACAACCAGCTGGGGGACGTCACTGCCTTGTGCCAGTTCCCGCAGCTCGAGGAGCTCAGCCTGGAGGGCAACCCCTTCCTGACT GTCACAGCTCACTGGGAGAAGTTCAAGGCTGCACTGAgcccagaggaggcagagaaggcCCAGGCCGACTTTGTGAGGTCTGCTGTCAGGGACGTCCGCTATGGGCCTGAGTCCCTCAGCGAGTTCACCCAGTGGCGG GTGCGGATGATCTCTGAGGAGCTGGTGGCCTCTGGTGGGATCCAGGTGCGGGAGGCAGACGTCCCAGAGAGACCTCCAAAAGCCACAGCTGCCCGGGAGCCCAGG GCCAAGCCCGTGGCCTTGAAACGGCCAGATGACACCCCACTCAGCCTGTCTCCCAACAAGCGGGTGTGTACCTCTTCCTCGTCGGCCCACGTCGAGGGCTCTGATGGCAGCCAG cccaCCCTGGAGCCCCTGCACTTTCTACAATGTCACAGCAAGAACAACAGCCCTCGGGACCTGGAGACGCAGCTCTGGGCCTGCGCCTTTGAGCCAGCCTGGGAGGAGG GGCAGGCGGGGGCCACGTCTCAGACGGTGGCCACGTGTGGCGGGGAGGCCGTGTGTGTGATAGACTGCCAGACAGGCATCGTGCTGCACAAGTACAAGGCGCCTGGCGAG GAGTTCTTTTCAGTGGCCTGGACAGCCCTGACTGTGGTCACGCAGGCAGGCCACAAGAAGCGCTGGAGTGTGTTGGCGGCTGCAGGCCTTCGGGGCCTGGTTCGGCTGCTGCACGTGCGAGCTGGCTTCTGCTGTGGGGTCATCCGGGCCCACAAGAAGGCCATTGCCACCCTCTGCTTCAGCCCCACCCACGAGACCCATCTCTTCA CCGCCTCCTATGACAAGCGGATCATCCTCTGGGACCTCGGGGTGCCCAACCACGATTACGAATTCCAGGCCAG CCAGCTGCTCACACTTGATACCGCATCCATCCCCCTGCGCCTCTGCCCTGTGGCTTCCTGTCCGGACACCTACTTGCTGGCTGGCTGTGagggtggctgctgctgctgggacGTGCGGCTGGACCAGCCGCAGAAGAGGAG GGTGTGTGAGGTGGAGTTTGTGTTTTCCGAGGGTGCGGAGGCAGCCGGGCGGAGAGTGGATGGGCTGGCATTTGTGAATGAGGATGTCGTGG CCTCCAAGGGGAACAGCCTGGGTACCATCTGCCTGTGGAGCTGGAGCCAGACCTGGATGGGCCGAGGCAAGCAGTCCACTCTGGCAGTGGTGGTCTTGGCTCGGCTGCAGTGGTCCCCCACCAAGCTGGCCTACTTCTCACTGAGCACCTGTCCCG ATGAGGGGATAGTGCTGTGTGGAGATGAAGAGGGCAACGTGTGGGTTTACGACGTCAGGCACATCCTGACCCAGCCGCCTCCACGGCCAGCAGCTCCGCAGGCCCCCACACAG ATTCTTAAGTGGCCCCAACCCTGGGCGCTCGGCCAGATGGTGACCAAGACCATGGTGAACACGGTGGTGGCCAACCCCACCTTTACCTACCTCACCGCCCTGACGGACTCCAATATCGTGGCCATCTGGAAGAGACAGTAG
- the LRWD1 gene encoding leucine-rich repeat and WD repeat-containing protein 1 isoform X4, whose protein sequence is MGPLSARLLMQRGRPKSDRLGKIRSLDLSGMKLLSEHLDPKLLSRLKQLQELDLSNNQLETLPANLGLSHLRVLRCANNQLGDVTALCQFPQLEELSLEGNPFLTVRMISEELVASGGIQVREADVPERPPKATAAREPRAKPVALKRPDDTPLSLSPNKRVCTSSSSAHVEGSDGSQPTLEPLHFLQCHSKNNSPRDLETQLWACAFEPAWEEGQAGATSQTVATCGGEAVCVIDCQTGIVLHKYKAPGEEFFSVAWTALTVVTQAGHKKRWSVLAAAGLRGLVRLLHVRAGFCCGVIRAHKKAIATLCFSPTHETHLFTASYDKRIILWDLGVPNHDYEFQASQLLTLDTASIPLRLCPVASCPDTYLLAGCEGGCCCWDVRLDQPQKRRVCEVEFVFSEGAEAAGRRVDGLAFVNEDVVASKGNSLGTICLWSWSQTWMGRGKQSTLAVVVLARLQWSPTKLAYFSLSTCPDEGIVLCGDEEGNVWVYDVRHILTQPPPRPAAPQAPTQILKWPQPWALGQMVTKTMVNTVVANPTFTYLTALTDSNIVAIWKRQ, encoded by the exons ATGGGGCCCCTCTCGGCGCGGCTCCTCATGCAGCGGGGGCGTCCCAAGAGCGACCGGCTGGGGAAGATCCGGAGCCTGGA TTTGTCGGGGATGAAGCTGCTCTCAGAGCACTTGGACCCCAAGCTCCTGAGCCGCCTGAAGCAGCTGCAAGAGCTGGACCTCTCCAACAACCAGCTGGAGACGCTGCCCGCCAACCTGGGCCTGTCCCACTTGCGTGTCCTCCGTTGTGCCAACAACCAGCTGGGGGACGTCACTGCCTTGTGCCAGTTCCCGCAGCTCGAGGAGCTCAGCCTGGAGGGCAACCCCTTCCTGACT GTGCGGATGATCTCTGAGGAGCTGGTGGCCTCTGGTGGGATCCAGGTGCGGGAGGCAGACGTCCCAGAGAGACCTCCAAAAGCCACAGCTGCCCGGGAGCCCAGG GCCAAGCCCGTGGCCTTGAAACGGCCAGATGACACCCCACTCAGCCTGTCTCCCAACAAGCGGGTGTGTACCTCTTCCTCGTCGGCCCACGTCGAGGGCTCTGATGGCAGCCAG cccaCCCTGGAGCCCCTGCACTTTCTACAATGTCACAGCAAGAACAACAGCCCTCGGGACCTGGAGACGCAGCTCTGGGCCTGCGCCTTTGAGCCAGCCTGGGAGGAGG GGCAGGCGGGGGCCACGTCTCAGACGGTGGCCACGTGTGGCGGGGAGGCCGTGTGTGTGATAGACTGCCAGACAGGCATCGTGCTGCACAAGTACAAGGCGCCTGGCGAG GAGTTCTTTTCAGTGGCCTGGACAGCCCTGACTGTGGTCACGCAGGCAGGCCACAAGAAGCGCTGGAGTGTGTTGGCGGCTGCAGGCCTTCGGGGCCTGGTTCGGCTGCTGCACGTGCGAGCTGGCTTCTGCTGTGGGGTCATCCGGGCCCACAAGAAGGCCATTGCCACCCTCTGCTTCAGCCCCACCCACGAGACCCATCTCTTCA CCGCCTCCTATGACAAGCGGATCATCCTCTGGGACCTCGGGGTGCCCAACCACGATTACGAATTCCAGGCCAG CCAGCTGCTCACACTTGATACCGCATCCATCCCCCTGCGCCTCTGCCCTGTGGCTTCCTGTCCGGACACCTACTTGCTGGCTGGCTGTGagggtggctgctgctgctgggacGTGCGGCTGGACCAGCCGCAGAAGAGGAG GGTGTGTGAGGTGGAGTTTGTGTTTTCCGAGGGTGCGGAGGCAGCCGGGCGGAGAGTGGATGGGCTGGCATTTGTGAATGAGGATGTCGTGG CCTCCAAGGGGAACAGCCTGGGTACCATCTGCCTGTGGAGCTGGAGCCAGACCTGGATGGGCCGAGGCAAGCAGTCCACTCTGGCAGTGGTGGTCTTGGCTCGGCTGCAGTGGTCCCCCACCAAGCTGGCCTACTTCTCACTGAGCACCTGTCCCG ATGAGGGGATAGTGCTGTGTGGAGATGAAGAGGGCAACGTGTGGGTTTACGACGTCAGGCACATCCTGACCCAGCCGCCTCCACGGCCAGCAGCTCCGCAGGCCCCCACACAG ATTCTTAAGTGGCCCCAACCCTGGGCGCTCGGCCAGATGGTGACCAAGACCATGGTGAACACGGTGGTGGCCAACCCCACCTTTACCTACCTCACCGCCCTGACGGACTCCAATATCGTGGCCATCTGGAAGAGACAGTAG
- the LRWD1 gene encoding leucine-rich repeat and WD repeat-containing protein 1 isoform X1 translates to MGPLSARLLMQRGRPKSDRLGKIRSLDLSGMKLLSEHLDPKLLSRLKQLQELDLSNNQLETLPANLGLSHLRVLRCANNQLGDVTALCQFPQLEELSLEGNPFLTVSDNLKVSFLLPKLRKVNGKDASSTCSQVENLNRELTSRVTAHWEKFKAALSPEEAEKAQADFVRSAVRDVRYGPESLSEFTQWRVRMISEELVASGGIQVREADVPERPPKATAAREPRAKPVALKRPDDTPLSLSPNKRVCTSSSSAHVEGSDGSQPTLEPLHFLQCHSKNNSPRDLETQLWACAFEPAWEEGQAGATSQTVATCGGEAVCVIDCQTGIVLHKYKAPGEEFFSVAWTALTVVTQAGHKKRWSVLAAAGLRGLVRLLHVRAGFCCGVIRAHKKAIATLCFSPTHETHLFTASYDKRIILWDLGVPNHDYEFQASQLLTLDTASIPLRLCPVASCPDTYLLAGCEGGCCCWDVRLDQPQKRRVCEVEFVFSEGAEAAGRRVDGLAFVNEDVVASKGNSLGTICLWSWSQTWMGRGKQSTLAVVVLARLQWSPTKLAYFSLSTCPDEGIVLCGDEEGNVWVYDVRHILTQPPPRPAAPQAPTQILKWPQPWALGQMVTKTMVNTVVANPTFTYLTALTDSNIVAIWKRQ, encoded by the exons ATGGGGCCCCTCTCGGCGCGGCTCCTCATGCAGCGGGGGCGTCCCAAGAGCGACCGGCTGGGGAAGATCCGGAGCCTGGA TTTGTCGGGGATGAAGCTGCTCTCAGAGCACTTGGACCCCAAGCTCCTGAGCCGCCTGAAGCAGCTGCAAGAGCTGGACCTCTCCAACAACCAGCTGGAGACGCTGCCCGCCAACCTGGGCCTGTCCCACTTGCGTGTCCTCCGTTGTGCCAACAACCAGCTGGGGGACGTCACTGCCTTGTGCCAGTTCCCGCAGCTCGAGGAGCTCAGCCTGGAGGGCAACCCCTTCCTGACT gtCAGTGACAACCTGAAAGTCTCCTTTCTCCTGCCCAAGCTCCGTAAGGTCAATGGCAAGGATGCTTCCTCCACCTGTTCTCAGGTGGAGAACCTAAATCGGGAGCTGACCAGCAGG GTCACAGCTCACTGGGAGAAGTTCAAGGCTGCACTGAgcccagaggaggcagagaaggcCCAGGCCGACTTTGTGAGGTCTGCTGTCAGGGACGTCCGCTATGGGCCTGAGTCCCTCAGCGAGTTCACCCAGTGGCGG GTGCGGATGATCTCTGAGGAGCTGGTGGCCTCTGGTGGGATCCAGGTGCGGGAGGCAGACGTCCCAGAGAGACCTCCAAAAGCCACAGCTGCCCGGGAGCCCAGG GCCAAGCCCGTGGCCTTGAAACGGCCAGATGACACCCCACTCAGCCTGTCTCCCAACAAGCGGGTGTGTACCTCTTCCTCGTCGGCCCACGTCGAGGGCTCTGATGGCAGCCAG cccaCCCTGGAGCCCCTGCACTTTCTACAATGTCACAGCAAGAACAACAGCCCTCGGGACCTGGAGACGCAGCTCTGGGCCTGCGCCTTTGAGCCAGCCTGGGAGGAGG GGCAGGCGGGGGCCACGTCTCAGACGGTGGCCACGTGTGGCGGGGAGGCCGTGTGTGTGATAGACTGCCAGACAGGCATCGTGCTGCACAAGTACAAGGCGCCTGGCGAG GAGTTCTTTTCAGTGGCCTGGACAGCCCTGACTGTGGTCACGCAGGCAGGCCACAAGAAGCGCTGGAGTGTGTTGGCGGCTGCAGGCCTTCGGGGCCTGGTTCGGCTGCTGCACGTGCGAGCTGGCTTCTGCTGTGGGGTCATCCGGGCCCACAAGAAGGCCATTGCCACCCTCTGCTTCAGCCCCACCCACGAGACCCATCTCTTCA CCGCCTCCTATGACAAGCGGATCATCCTCTGGGACCTCGGGGTGCCCAACCACGATTACGAATTCCAGGCCAG CCAGCTGCTCACACTTGATACCGCATCCATCCCCCTGCGCCTCTGCCCTGTGGCTTCCTGTCCGGACACCTACTTGCTGGCTGGCTGTGagggtggctgctgctgctgggacGTGCGGCTGGACCAGCCGCAGAAGAGGAG GGTGTGTGAGGTGGAGTTTGTGTTTTCCGAGGGTGCGGAGGCAGCCGGGCGGAGAGTGGATGGGCTGGCATTTGTGAATGAGGATGTCGTGG CCTCCAAGGGGAACAGCCTGGGTACCATCTGCCTGTGGAGCTGGAGCCAGACCTGGATGGGCCGAGGCAAGCAGTCCACTCTGGCAGTGGTGGTCTTGGCTCGGCTGCAGTGGTCCCCCACCAAGCTGGCCTACTTCTCACTGAGCACCTGTCCCG ATGAGGGGATAGTGCTGTGTGGAGATGAAGAGGGCAACGTGTGGGTTTACGACGTCAGGCACATCCTGACCCAGCCGCCTCCACGGCCAGCAGCTCCGCAGGCCCCCACACAG ATTCTTAAGTGGCCCCAACCCTGGGCGCTCGGCCAGATGGTGACCAAGACCATGGTGAACACGGTGGTGGCCAACCCCACCTTTACCTACCTCACCGCCCTGACGGACTCCAATATCGTGGCCATCTGGAAGAGACAGTAG
- the LRWD1 gene encoding leucine-rich repeat and WD repeat-containing protein 1 isoform X3, giving the protein MGPLSARLLMQRGRPKSDRLGKIRSLDLSGMKLLSEHLDPKLLSRLKQLQELDLSNNQLETLPANLGLSHLRVLRCANNQLGDVTALCQFPQLEELSLEGNPFLTVSDNLKVSFLLPKLRKVNGKDASSTCSQVENLNRELTSRVRMISEELVASGGIQVREADVPERPPKATAAREPRAKPVALKRPDDTPLSLSPNKRVCTSSSSAHVEGSDGSQPTLEPLHFLQCHSKNNSPRDLETQLWACAFEPAWEEGQAGATSQTVATCGGEAVCVIDCQTGIVLHKYKAPGEEFFSVAWTALTVVTQAGHKKRWSVLAAAGLRGLVRLLHVRAGFCCGVIRAHKKAIATLCFSPTHETHLFTASYDKRIILWDLGVPNHDYEFQASQLLTLDTASIPLRLCPVASCPDTYLLAGCEGGCCCWDVRLDQPQKRRVCEVEFVFSEGAEAAGRRVDGLAFVNEDVVASKGNSLGTICLWSWSQTWMGRGKQSTLAVVVLARLQWSPTKLAYFSLSTCPDEGIVLCGDEEGNVWVYDVRHILTQPPPRPAAPQAPTQILKWPQPWALGQMVTKTMVNTVVANPTFTYLTALTDSNIVAIWKRQ; this is encoded by the exons ATGGGGCCCCTCTCGGCGCGGCTCCTCATGCAGCGGGGGCGTCCCAAGAGCGACCGGCTGGGGAAGATCCGGAGCCTGGA TTTGTCGGGGATGAAGCTGCTCTCAGAGCACTTGGACCCCAAGCTCCTGAGCCGCCTGAAGCAGCTGCAAGAGCTGGACCTCTCCAACAACCAGCTGGAGACGCTGCCCGCCAACCTGGGCCTGTCCCACTTGCGTGTCCTCCGTTGTGCCAACAACCAGCTGGGGGACGTCACTGCCTTGTGCCAGTTCCCGCAGCTCGAGGAGCTCAGCCTGGAGGGCAACCCCTTCCTGACT gtCAGTGACAACCTGAAAGTCTCCTTTCTCCTGCCCAAGCTCCGTAAGGTCAATGGCAAGGATGCTTCCTCCACCTGTTCTCAGGTGGAGAACCTAAATCGGGAGCTGACCAGCAGG GTGCGGATGATCTCTGAGGAGCTGGTGGCCTCTGGTGGGATCCAGGTGCGGGAGGCAGACGTCCCAGAGAGACCTCCAAAAGCCACAGCTGCCCGGGAGCCCAGG GCCAAGCCCGTGGCCTTGAAACGGCCAGATGACACCCCACTCAGCCTGTCTCCCAACAAGCGGGTGTGTACCTCTTCCTCGTCGGCCCACGTCGAGGGCTCTGATGGCAGCCAG cccaCCCTGGAGCCCCTGCACTTTCTACAATGTCACAGCAAGAACAACAGCCCTCGGGACCTGGAGACGCAGCTCTGGGCCTGCGCCTTTGAGCCAGCCTGGGAGGAGG GGCAGGCGGGGGCCACGTCTCAGACGGTGGCCACGTGTGGCGGGGAGGCCGTGTGTGTGATAGACTGCCAGACAGGCATCGTGCTGCACAAGTACAAGGCGCCTGGCGAG GAGTTCTTTTCAGTGGCCTGGACAGCCCTGACTGTGGTCACGCAGGCAGGCCACAAGAAGCGCTGGAGTGTGTTGGCGGCTGCAGGCCTTCGGGGCCTGGTTCGGCTGCTGCACGTGCGAGCTGGCTTCTGCTGTGGGGTCATCCGGGCCCACAAGAAGGCCATTGCCACCCTCTGCTTCAGCCCCACCCACGAGACCCATCTCTTCA CCGCCTCCTATGACAAGCGGATCATCCTCTGGGACCTCGGGGTGCCCAACCACGATTACGAATTCCAGGCCAG CCAGCTGCTCACACTTGATACCGCATCCATCCCCCTGCGCCTCTGCCCTGTGGCTTCCTGTCCGGACACCTACTTGCTGGCTGGCTGTGagggtggctgctgctgctgggacGTGCGGCTGGACCAGCCGCAGAAGAGGAG GGTGTGTGAGGTGGAGTTTGTGTTTTCCGAGGGTGCGGAGGCAGCCGGGCGGAGAGTGGATGGGCTGGCATTTGTGAATGAGGATGTCGTGG CCTCCAAGGGGAACAGCCTGGGTACCATCTGCCTGTGGAGCTGGAGCCAGACCTGGATGGGCCGAGGCAAGCAGTCCACTCTGGCAGTGGTGGTCTTGGCTCGGCTGCAGTGGTCCCCCACCAAGCTGGCCTACTTCTCACTGAGCACCTGTCCCG ATGAGGGGATAGTGCTGTGTGGAGATGAAGAGGGCAACGTGTGGGTTTACGACGTCAGGCACATCCTGACCCAGCCGCCTCCACGGCCAGCAGCTCCGCAGGCCCCCACACAG ATTCTTAAGTGGCCCCAACCCTGGGCGCTCGGCCAGATGGTGACCAAGACCATGGTGAACACGGTGGTGGCCAACCCCACCTTTACCTACCTCACCGCCCTGACGGACTCCAATATCGTGGCCATCTGGAAGAGACAGTAG
- the POLR2J gene encoding DNA-directed RNA polymerase II subunit RPB11-a isoform X1: MNAPPAFESFLLFEGEKKITINKDTKVPNACLFTINKEDHTLGNIIKSQLLKDPQVLFAGYKVPHPLEHKIIIRVQTTPDYSPQEAFTNAITDLISELSLLEERFRVAIKDKQEGIE, from the exons ATGAACGCCCCTCCCGCCTTTGAGTCGTTCTTGCTCTTCGAGGGCGAAAAGAA GATTACCATTAACAAGGACACCAAGGTACCCAATGCCTGTTTGTTTACCATCAACAAAGAAGACCACACACTAGGAAACATCATCAAATC ACAGCTGCTGAAGGACCCCCAGGTGCTGTTTGCTGGCTACAAAGTCCCCCACCCCCTGGAGCACAAGATCATCATTCGAGTGCAGACCACACCAGACTACAGCCCCCAGGAGGCCTTCACCAACGCCATCACAGACCTCATCAGCGAGCTGTCCCTGCTGGAAGAGCGATTCCGG GTGGCTATTAAAGACAAGCAAGAAGGCATCGAATAG
- the POLR2J gene encoding DNA-directed RNA polymerase II subunit RPB11-a isoform X2, whose protein sequence is MNAPPAFESFLLFEGEKKQLLKDPQVLFAGYKVPHPLEHKIIIRVQTTPDYSPQEAFTNAITDLISELSLLEERFRVAIKDKQEGIE, encoded by the exons ATGAACGCCCCTCCCGCCTTTGAGTCGTTCTTGCTCTTCGAGGGCGAAAAGAA ACAGCTGCTGAAGGACCCCCAGGTGCTGTTTGCTGGCTACAAAGTCCCCCACCCCCTGGAGCACAAGATCATCATTCGAGTGCAGACCACACCAGACTACAGCCCCCAGGAGGCCTTCACCAACGCCATCACAGACCTCATCAGCGAGCTGTCCCTGCTGGAAGAGCGATTCCGG GTGGCTATTAAAGACAAGCAAGAAGGCATCGAATAG
- the POLR2J gene encoding DNA-directed RNA polymerase II subunit RPB11-a isoform X3 yields MIHPKMSLVPRSNPEITINKDTKVPNACLFTINKEDHTLGNIIKSQLLKDPQVLFAGYKVPHPLEHKIIIRVQTTPDYSPQEAFTNAITDLISELSLLEERFRVAIKDKQEGIE; encoded by the exons ATGATCCACCCTAAGATGTCACTGGTGCCAAGGAGCAATCCAGA GATTACCATTAACAAGGACACCAAGGTACCCAATGCCTGTTTGTTTACCATCAACAAAGAAGACCACACACTAGGAAACATCATCAAATC ACAGCTGCTGAAGGACCCCCAGGTGCTGTTTGCTGGCTACAAAGTCCCCCACCCCCTGGAGCACAAGATCATCATTCGAGTGCAGACCACACCAGACTACAGCCCCCAGGAGGCCTTCACCAACGCCATCACAGACCTCATCAGCGAGCTGTCCCTGCTGGAAGAGCGATTCCGG GTGGCTATTAAAGACAAGCAAGAAGGCATCGAATAG